Genomic DNA from Prunus persica cultivar Lovell chromosome G1, Prunus_persica_NCBIv2, whole genome shotgun sequence:
CTGAAAGCTGAGGAGTTAGATACAgtaatgaatgatgaaattaaAGGTTGTTTGATGAATCATATGCGATGCGAAGAGCACCACAGTGAACTGGAGTTGGCATTCAACGAAGGATTCGAAAAATTACGAGCATTTGCAGCAACTACTCATACAAGTTATAATTGGGACTATGTGTCCCCTGATGTTGTGAGAGAGATACTAGACGATGGTGGTGACATGAATGAGCATAAGCACGTCAAAGCTGCTTGGAAGAAGCCGACCGATACGACTAAGTGATTGCGGCTACAGttgttcagttggttgagAGTGATCGTGGTATTGCACAAATTAGAAGTATATTCCCATAATGTCATTatctaatttaaaataacacaaatatcagtttcatttgcttcatattgtaacaccccgaccccaaatttccccaaaatttaccctcatttaattaattaattatttaagggtattttagtcatatttttaaccggagagagtttgggaccatgacttgtatttttggataggtcgtactgagacgagttcatagacacgtagtgggctcgaatcagagttgtaacgagagagatatggtcaaaagaaacccagtggcacaatcgtaaatatttcaaaatgggatttttataaaaatctggtttttctctctctctctctctctctctctctctctcccgcgacttctctctctctcccgtcggctctctctctttctctccttgtatctccggccaccgaCCACGGCTGTGGgcggggccggtaccaaacTGACCGGGACGACGTCCCCTTCCTTCCCCGACCATTCCCCGCCGGCAACGCGGCCGTTGCTGGCcggaaaatgcagaaaaccgCCGGGAGGTCGTCGAAACTtcaacgccgtcgatctccctcctccggccaccattttcgtcgacccaggtatggatcttgaacctctcgagctgttctagctgtttgttggttgggttttgatcgattcgatctctagatcactcgattttcgaattgaaaattggccgaaacttcggccgccgtgatcggccattttcggccactttttgtggtaggtccaagaacaaaagtggctccaaatagggtgttatacctagggtagaaGTTTGGAGCCGAgatgttgagattttccggcgaagcgttatcgctttgggcacccacgcgtgcggcggcgcgtgggcactgtagaaaaagtagatgtgttccgatgagatccttaggttgtcacgagtgcgtaggatttggcggatctcaattcggacgtcgtttgactatcgaacggataatcgcatattatgcgttatccgggttcgataggttgagaccgtcggatggtcccaaatttaatatatgttgatctaggtatttctaggatcgtgtaggatttcacggatcgtgaatcggagccccggatgttccgaataataatttaaagtttatattttatattaaccatCAGATTAtgcgatcgtgagaaatccgaccgtctgatctgaaccaaactggCAGGAAAAGTGTCCtgtacctggtagaacccatagggaccttcggatcggaaattggaggtcgtgggttccgcaAGTctgtttgaccagggttagagtagtttgacccttggttgaccgtgagtctcccggagtaatctcacccttCCAGGGGGAATTATCGggagctagactattgtggagggttacacaatattagaattatttatataattatatatggttgtacaagggtacaacaaagtctagaatgtcagtttggagtgctatacgcactactttaggtacctcctcggatTTTGGATTCGctacaagcaccaccaagtgaaagttaggtcccgcgtggcgtaggttatccggcgttgggacagaccccatacgtggcgttggttgtaccggcgtatggggagatttgcaatatgatgttcaggtctcacgtggcgtaggttatccggcgttgagacaggccccgtacgtggcgttggttgtaccagcgtacggggagattatgtgatatgatgttgaggtcccgcgtggcgtaggttatccggcgttgggacaggccccatacgtggcgttggttgtaccggcgtatggggagttatatgatatgatagtatggcatggtcgcacatggcgtaggttatccggcgtgttgacaggccccatacgtggcgttggttgtatcggcgtatggggagaatatgtgaaatGCAGAGAAAGGAAATAAGGTATCACCgatgtgtggaattgggttttagggaagaactacgtgtggcttgatccctcaaggagggtacgtaggcagcctaaggttattgggtgcagccgcagactaaatattagtcatatttggtatttgaattgtatggtagttgtttgagaattattggaaggccaaaggccatttatgagaatttgcatgaaattatattgtgcatgctgctagttgtggatattaaatgtgtttttatgcaggttgaaattttgggaaatgtccaatttataggggagactctgctgaaatttcggcaggaagtctcggtttttagtaagtgggcctggcatcggggtgatgtcaggaattccaaagggttcgtctcgggttttgagaaaattcggggcgggtccttaaacatatataattattgggactatgtattgcaagtcatcatgtgtTCCTTCTGTCtaacattatattttgcaaatatcaaaatattattcaataagCAGTCAATATCACAGCAAGTTGGGAATTAGTAAAGCCCCATTATCATGTCCGTTCACATTAAAGAGCTGGCGtactttttctcaaaaaactgACACGTGAGTCATAAGTAACATAACATGTGCTATACATTGTTTAGTGAatggtttatggtttatttatatataataaaattccaaatattgctgaatatttgttttttctataTCCCTGGGAACATGAGTGACCATAAGCATGTAAGACCTGTTAAGAAGAAGCTGACTAATACGACCGAGTGATTGTGGCTACCGTTGTTTAGTTGGTTGGGGAGATCGTGGTATTGCTAAGAGGGAGCACATAATGTGCTTTgcaatcaaattttcttttgtgtgtggaatTATGAGTAGTTCAAATGTTAGTGTACcctttaatattcttcaacCGTTTGAAATGTGATTAGCTGCAATGTACTTTTTTACACGCTGCTTTCTAATCACTCTGTTCCAACAAAGTGCTTTAAGTATCCTTCAGTTACAAATGTTTACAAAATCGTGCATCTAATAACCAGTCGAGCTCAGATCTTAATAACAAGTAAAACACTAGAACATAACATTCGGAAAAAGTGGGTgctgctggaaatcattactGGTAATGGAAGCAAGAGCTGGCTGCTGGAAATGCTGCATTAGCCTGTGATATAATCAATGAATCTCtgttaaaacataattcaCCATAAACTACCCATTTTACATGGTAAAAGTCATTGCTTCTTCACataactcaaaatttgataCTTTATCAAATGTCTATGAAAATTTCTAAATAGGGGAAAGACGTAAAATTAACATGTGTCCAAATTTCATGCaagaatgaaaccaagcaaatttttatttcaattatcAGTGGACATAGTAAGAACTCATCGGTggacatgaacaaaaaaataataatattaaaaactgAATCTAGAAAACTTCACCTGATCATTAGTCTTCATAACAACCGAATTTCGTCTAATAGAAACATAAATCATTCAGTTGGTCCGTGCATCGTGTCAAATTCATAGAATAATGGGTCACTACGATCTATTGGAGTTGATTCGTCATTGTTCGACGGTGATGTCCTGCATAGACATCAAACACAAGCACAGAAAAAATTTACCTATTCAAATTTTAGGTGTTATTATAAATAGTGTTAGCATCTTACGGTGTGTTCAAATTTCTTGCGCATTGTCTTCTATCATGACCAATGTGTCCACACTCCAGACAGTGTCTAATCCCTCGCTtcattgccttttcttttgctcCCGTTACTCGTTTCGACCTTCTTTTGCACCTCACTCTCTTAGGGTCTTTCAtatattgtgtttgagagCTGGACCCTCCAACTTCGTTATTACTTGGTCCATccttcaacaacttcaacttcacctGCAAACTTTTTAGAGTCTCTGACAGTAGCTCACATCCTTCTTCACTCATTAATGCACCCTCAACCACATCTTAAGCAAGTCGAGACATTGTACTCCGCCTTATTAAAAGACCAGGATCTGCAGAGTCTTTAATTTCGTTGCCATTTGCATCTGACACCAATTCAGATTTTGCAGTTTTCTTCCACctctttaaaatatatttatcggGCATATATTCAATCTGGTCCCTTCTGAACAATGCTAGGATGTGCTTGCaaataattccaacaaattcaaatcttttgCACCCACACGATGCGTGGTCAGAATCTTTAACATATACGACGTCTGCCACtcttgtttcccaatttttccttttgctcaCGCGAAAGACAACTTTAGAAGCACCCTCTGTTTTGAGCTCTAGGAAACATGTTGTACTTTGTATTAGTTCTTGGtcaaacttttgaaacattgtccttgtgtacaaggtagccatttgtttgttcattggcATCGGTAGAATACATTGAGCCACTTCAAATGCATCTACGTGATCAGCAACTAACTCTTTTTGACGTTGATGAGAAAGTGCCCTCTCAAATCGTATTATGAAATCCATCAACGAATTTCTCCTTGATATGtattgcttgaaaaaaccatgagAACCTTCCACTCTTTGGCTGCTTGACATTCCAGCGGCAAAAAATTGTTGTGCGTAGGCTGGAACCCAAGATTCTCttaaatcaaacattgaaCTTAGCCATGGATGGTCAGTCAAACCAGCCTTTGTAAccacaatattccattttgTAACAAACTTATCCTTATTGTCAGTATCCCATACGGCTTTCTGAAATTCACGCCAATACTCCTTATAAGCAGAATGTGGTAACTTAACAGAGAACTTTGATGTGATGTGCAATATGCAAAGTCGATGAAATGTAGTCGGGAAGGGTATTGAAATCGCTCTGGTCATTGCCGCATCTTGATCTGTAATGATCGTTTTAGGTCCGCCACTTGGCATGGCTTTCTTAAACTCCTCAAACATCCAAATAAACGACTCAGTCGTTTCCTTGCTCAAAAATGCGCATGCTTAGACAATTGTCTGACCATGGTTATTAACTCCCAACATTGGTGCAAATGTCAAGTCGTATCGATTCGTGTTGAATGTGGTATCGAATACAACAACATCTCCATAAAACCCGTACGCCCATCTAGAAGTTGCATCTGCCCAAAAACATTGACTAAACCTGTCATGGCCATCTCTCtcaatcttgaaataaaaagcctcattttttttttctgttcagccATAAAATACTCGGTCACTAGTTCAACATCGTGGTTCCTCAACTTCCCATTCACACTACATTCAAAATTGTAGAtatcttttttgataaaaccGATTTTATCCATTCCTCCGGATTGCACCTCGAAAATACTTACCTTCTGATGAATGAGAATATTAACCGAACCCAACTGTTTTGTGAGTACTTTTGTAGAATCTGAACTATGACGGTGTGATCTcaataaatgcattctttctgAGGGTGTCATCTTATGATTGTGTCCCTCTGCAAAAAGAGAGATGGTATACTTCTTGCTCCCATTTGTCTTCACAACCACAATCTTAGCTTTGCAATTGCATCTACTTATTCCCCGctgtctttttctctcccgaGTTTCATCTCTCCTGTATTCACCTTGTTTgcaacatacaaattctttcctcaaaatctctttcttatttcCCCCCCAAAAGCTGGAATGAAGTCGAATACCAAAGCCAGCCAAGAATGCATATctattatagaaattgtaaacgaGGTCAAGCAAGTCGAACTTCATCCCAACTGCTGGtgtttcctcatttcttaCTTCAAGAATGTAAACCCTCCCATTAGCTGTTACACAGTCATCACTCTCTGAGCCCCCAGACATTTTATCCACGTATATTATTGATCCACTTCTATATTATTGCATAGCaaatattaattcattaataaaTCATTACTGCATCACAACATATCAATGCATTCCACTTACA
This window encodes:
- the LOC109947501 gene encoding protein FAR1-RELATED SEQUENCE 5-like; protein product: MSGGSESDDCVTANGRVYILEVRNEETPAVGMKFDLLDLVYNFYNRYAFLAGFGIRLHSSFWGGNKKEILRKEFVCCKQGEYRRDETRERKRQRGISRCNCKAKIVVVKTNGSKKYTISLFAEGHNHKMTPSERMHLLRSHRHSSDSTKVLTKQLGSVNILIHQKETTESFIWMFEEFKKAMPSGGPKTIITDQDAAMTRAISIPFPTTFHRLCILHITSKFSVKLPHSAYKEYWREFQKAVWDTDNKDKFVTKWNIVVTKAGLTDHPWLSSMFDLRESWVPAYAQQFFAAGMSSSQRVEGSHGFFKQYISRRNSLMDFIIRFERALSHQRQKETSPSNNDESTPIDRSDPLFYEFDTMHGPTE